From Betta splendens chromosome 3, fBetSpl5.4, whole genome shotgun sequence, the proteins below share one genomic window:
- the traf6 gene encoding TNF receptor-associated factor 6 isoform X2: MACYGSRLEEDSYDGELSDCALAMMEKERDSLLSPSENPATFMSSTSPSLQIAPVQGYDVEFDPPLESKYECPICLMALRNAIQTPCGHRFCKNCIEKSLRDAGQRCPVDNEMLLEDQLFPDNFAKREILSLTVRCPNADCSEKMELRQLETHLAQCQFATVICPQCHQSVRKRHLEPHTTVECQRRPVLCPDCAENFVYEERELHEQQCPFAIIKCLYCEIELSRDQMEGHCDADCPKAPIACNFSYFGCKERMQRHNLAQHMQEFTQMHMRYMAEVVRCLSLNGANKSLWTLGPPVSSEDPGAAASASVSASSCSRGSVSCAPCQPSEEMQRLREMDGRLVKQDHQLRELIILKETQAGQLAELRRRVSTLEETVKELESLQCHGVFVWRLRGFSAHLRNQEAGQAIVEHSPGFYTGSPGYKLCLRLHLQTPNAPRCANYISLFVHAMQGAYDGLLTWPFQGTIRLTILDQGPEGQHHMEVMETKPGLQAFQKPTVNRNPKGFGYVTFLHLNQLSQRAFVKDDTLLIRCEVTPRFDVPHRDGPTVQPRGPEASVSRD, translated from the exons ATGGCGTGCTACGGAAGCCGTTTGGAGGAGGACAGCTATGACGGAGAGCTGTCGGACTGTGCCTTGGCCATGATGGAGAAGGAGCGGGATTCCCTCCTCAGCCCTTCAGAGAATCCTGCCACCTTTATGAGCAGCACATCCCCTAGTCTCCAGATCGCACCCGTCCAGGGCTACGACGTGGAGTTTGACCCGCCACTGGAGAGTAAATACGAGTGCCCCATCTGCCTCATGGCTCTAAGGAACGCCATTCAAACACCATGCGGTCACCGTTTCTGCAAGAACTGCATTGAGAAGTCTCTTCG tgatGCAGGACAGCGCTGCCCTGTGGACAATGAAATGCTTTTAGAAGACCAGCTGTTTCCTGATAACTTTGCCAAACGGGAGATTCTTTCACTCACTGTTCGCTGTCCAAACGCCGACTGCTCTGAGAAAATGGAGCTTCGCCAGTTAGAG ACTCATTTGGCACAGTGTCAGTTTGCCACAGTTATTTGCCCACAGTGTCACCAGTCGGTGAGAAAGAGGCACTTAGAACCGCACACTACTGTGGAGTGTCAACGAAGGCCTGTGTTGTGTCCAGACTGCGCTGAGAACTTTGTTTATGAAGAAAGAGAG CTACATGAGCAGCAGTGTCCCTTTGCAATTATCAAATGTCTGTACTGTGAGATTGAACTAAGCAGAGATCAG ATGGAAGGCCATTGTGATGCAGATTGCCCCAAAGCACCTATTGCCTGTAACTTCAGCTACTTTGGATGTAAAGAAAGG ATGCAGCGGCACAACCTTGCCCAGCACATGCAGGAGTTCACACAGATGCACATGCGCTACATGGCTGAGGTCGTACGGTGCCTTAGTCTCAACGGAGCCAACAAATCCCTCTGGACGCTTGGACCTCCTGTGTCCTCTGAggatccaggtgctgcagcttcagcctctgTTTCAGCCTCGAGTTGCTCCAGAGGATCTGTAAGCTGTGCTCCATGCCAGCCAAGTGAAGAAATGCAAAGGCTgagagagatggatggaagATTGGTGAAGCAGGATCACCAGCTACGTGAACTCATCATCTTAAAAGAAACACAA GCAGGCCAGCTGGCAGAACTCAGGCGCAGGGTGTCGACGCTGGAGGAGACCGTGAAGGAACTGGAATCTCTGCAGTGCCACGGCGTCTTCGTTTGGCGCCTCAGAGGTTTCTCTGCACACTTGAGAAACCAAGAAGCGGGCCAGGCCATAGTCGAGCACAGCCCCGGGTTCTACACGGGCAGTCCGGGCTACAAGCTGTGCCTGCGTTTACACCTGCAGACACCCAATGCACCGCGCTGTGCCAACTACATCTCCCTGTTTGTCCATGCCATGCAAGGGGCATACGATGGACTGCTGACATGGCCGTTCCAAGGCACCATCAGGCTTACCATTCTAGACCAGGGCCCCGAGGGACAGCACCacatggaggtgatggagactAAGCCAGGACTGCAGGCCTTCCAGAAGCCCACAGTCAACCGCAACCCCAAAGGGTTCGGCTACGTCACCTTCCTACACCTGAACCAGCTGTCCCAGCGAGCCTTTGTTAAAGATGACACGCTCCTCATTCGCTGCGAGGTGACGCCGCGTTTTGATGTGCCTCACCGGGACGGACCAACAGTGCAGCCGAGGGGACCTGAGGCATCAGTTTCCAGAGACTAA
- the traf6 gene encoding TNF receptor-associated factor 6 isoform X1 yields the protein MQMACYGSRLEEDSYDGELSDCALAMMEKERDSLLSPSENPATFMSSTSPSLQIAPVQGYDVEFDPPLESKYECPICLMALRNAIQTPCGHRFCKNCIEKSLRDAGQRCPVDNEMLLEDQLFPDNFAKREILSLTVRCPNADCSEKMELRQLETHLAQCQFATVICPQCHQSVRKRHLEPHTTVECQRRPVLCPDCAENFVYEERELHEQQCPFAIIKCLYCEIELSRDQMEGHCDADCPKAPIACNFSYFGCKERMQRHNLAQHMQEFTQMHMRYMAEVVRCLSLNGANKSLWTLGPPVSSEDPGAAASASVSASSCSRGSVSCAPCQPSEEMQRLREMDGRLVKQDHQLRELIILKETQAGQLAELRRRVSTLEETVKELESLQCHGVFVWRLRGFSAHLRNQEAGQAIVEHSPGFYTGSPGYKLCLRLHLQTPNAPRCANYISLFVHAMQGAYDGLLTWPFQGTIRLTILDQGPEGQHHMEVMETKPGLQAFQKPTVNRNPKGFGYVTFLHLNQLSQRAFVKDDTLLIRCEVTPRFDVPHRDGPTVQPRGPEASVSRD from the exons ATGCAG ATGGCGTGCTACGGAAGCCGTTTGGAGGAGGACAGCTATGACGGAGAGCTGTCGGACTGTGCCTTGGCCATGATGGAGAAGGAGCGGGATTCCCTCCTCAGCCCTTCAGAGAATCCTGCCACCTTTATGAGCAGCACATCCCCTAGTCTCCAGATCGCACCCGTCCAGGGCTACGACGTGGAGTTTGACCCGCCACTGGAGAGTAAATACGAGTGCCCCATCTGCCTCATGGCTCTAAGGAACGCCATTCAAACACCATGCGGTCACCGTTTCTGCAAGAACTGCATTGAGAAGTCTCTTCG tgatGCAGGACAGCGCTGCCCTGTGGACAATGAAATGCTTTTAGAAGACCAGCTGTTTCCTGATAACTTTGCCAAACGGGAGATTCTTTCACTCACTGTTCGCTGTCCAAACGCCGACTGCTCTGAGAAAATGGAGCTTCGCCAGTTAGAG ACTCATTTGGCACAGTGTCAGTTTGCCACAGTTATTTGCCCACAGTGTCACCAGTCGGTGAGAAAGAGGCACTTAGAACCGCACACTACTGTGGAGTGTCAACGAAGGCCTGTGTTGTGTCCAGACTGCGCTGAGAACTTTGTTTATGAAGAAAGAGAG CTACATGAGCAGCAGTGTCCCTTTGCAATTATCAAATGTCTGTACTGTGAGATTGAACTAAGCAGAGATCAG ATGGAAGGCCATTGTGATGCAGATTGCCCCAAAGCACCTATTGCCTGTAACTTCAGCTACTTTGGATGTAAAGAAAGG ATGCAGCGGCACAACCTTGCCCAGCACATGCAGGAGTTCACACAGATGCACATGCGCTACATGGCTGAGGTCGTACGGTGCCTTAGTCTCAACGGAGCCAACAAATCCCTCTGGACGCTTGGACCTCCTGTGTCCTCTGAggatccaggtgctgcagcttcagcctctgTTTCAGCCTCGAGTTGCTCCAGAGGATCTGTAAGCTGTGCTCCATGCCAGCCAAGTGAAGAAATGCAAAGGCTgagagagatggatggaagATTGGTGAAGCAGGATCACCAGCTACGTGAACTCATCATCTTAAAAGAAACACAA GCAGGCCAGCTGGCAGAACTCAGGCGCAGGGTGTCGACGCTGGAGGAGACCGTGAAGGAACTGGAATCTCTGCAGTGCCACGGCGTCTTCGTTTGGCGCCTCAGAGGTTTCTCTGCACACTTGAGAAACCAAGAAGCGGGCCAGGCCATAGTCGAGCACAGCCCCGGGTTCTACACGGGCAGTCCGGGCTACAAGCTGTGCCTGCGTTTACACCTGCAGACACCCAATGCACCGCGCTGTGCCAACTACATCTCCCTGTTTGTCCATGCCATGCAAGGGGCATACGATGGACTGCTGACATGGCCGTTCCAAGGCACCATCAGGCTTACCATTCTAGACCAGGGCCCCGAGGGACAGCACCacatggaggtgatggagactAAGCCAGGACTGCAGGCCTTCCAGAAGCCCACAGTCAACCGCAACCCCAAAGGGTTCGGCTACGTCACCTTCCTACACCTGAACCAGCTGTCCCAGCGAGCCTTTGTTAAAGATGACACGCTCCTCATTCGCTGCGAGGTGACGCCGCGTTTTGATGTGCCTCACCGGGACGGACCAACAGTGCAGCCGAGGGGACCTGAGGCATCAGTTTCCAGAGACTAA